From the Cucurbita pepo subsp. pepo cultivar mu-cu-16 chromosome LG05, ASM280686v2, whole genome shotgun sequence genome, one window contains:
- the LOC111794482 gene encoding proteasome subunit beta type-4-like: protein MSPVDSNQANHGILCPEAPIQRTQYPYVTGTSVVAIKYKDGILMVSDLGGSYGSTLRYKSVERIKAIGKHSLLGASGEISDFQELLRNLDELILYDNMWDDGNALGPKEIHSYLTRVMYNRRNKFNPLWNSLVLGGVKNGQKYLGTVNMIGVTFEDDHVTTGFGNHLARPILRDEWHENLTYEEGVKLLEKCMRVLLYRDRSAVNKLQIAKITEEGVTISQPYSLKTFWNYAAFENPTSGAEGSW from the exons ATGAGT CCCGTTGATTCCAACCAGGCGAACCATGGTATTCTCTGCCCCGAAGCTCCAATTCAACGAACACA GTATCCCTATGTGACTGGGACATCCGTGGTTGCCATCAAATACAAAGATGGGATTTTAATGGTTTCCGATTTGGGAG GCTCCTATGGTTCCACATTGCGGTATAAGAGTGTGGAGCGAATCAAAGCTATTGGAAAACATTCTCTACTTGGTGCAAGTGGAGAAATTAGTGATTTTCAGGAGTTGTTGCGAAATCTCGATGAGCTCAT CTTGTATGACAACATGTGGGATGATGGTAATGCTCTCGGGCCCAAGGAGATCCATAGCTACTTGACTCGAGTGATGTATAACAGGCGGAACAAGTTCAACCCACTTTGGAACTCACTTGTTCTTGGTGGAGTAAAAAATGGGCAAAAGTATCTCGGCACG GTTAATATGATAGGTGTAACTTTTGAAGATGACCATGTTACTACTGGTTTTGGCAACCACCTTGCACGGCCAATTCTTCGTGATGAGTGGCATGAGAACCTGACTTATGAAGAAGGTGTGAAATTGCTGGAGAAATGTATGAGGGTACTCTTATACCGTGATAGGTCGGCTGTCAACAAGCTCCAG ATAGCAAAAATAACTGAAGAAGGCGTGACAATCTCCCAACCTTACTCCTTAAAAACATTCTGGAACTACGCTGCTTTTGAGAATCCCACTTCTGGCGCTGAAGGATCATGGTAG
- the LOC111794446 gene encoding elongation factor 1-alpha-like translates to MGKEKVHINIVVIGHVDSGKSTTTGHLIYKLGGIDKRVIERFEKEAAEMNKRSFKYAWVLDKLKAERERGITIDIALWKFETTKYYCTVIDAPGHRDFIKNMITGTSQADCAVLIIDSTTGGFEAGISKDGQTREHALLAFTLGVKQMICCCNKMDATTPKYSKARYDEIVKEVSSYLKKVGYNPDKIPFVPISGFEGDNMIERSTNLDWYKGPTLLEALDLIQEPKRPSDKPLRLPLQDVYKIGGIGTVPVGRVETGVLKPGMVVCFGPTGLTTEVKSVEMHHEALPEAVPGDNVGFNVKNVAVKDLKRGFVASNSKDDPAREAANFTSQVIIMNHPGQIGNGYAPVLDCHTSHIAVKFSEILTKIDRRSGKELEKEPKFLKNGDAGMIKMVPTKPMVVETFSSYPPLGRFAVRDMRQTVAVGVIKSVEKKDPSGAKVTKSAAKKAGK, encoded by the exons atgggGAAAGAGAAGGTTCACATTAACATTGTGGTCATTGGCCACGTCGATTCCGGGAAGTCCACCACCACCGGACACTTGATCTACAAGCTTGGTGGTATTGACAAGCGTGTGATTGAAAGATTCGAGAAGGAGGCTGCCGAGATGAACAAGAGGTCCTTCAAGTATGCCTGGGTCTTGGACAAGCTCAAGGCTGAGCGTGAGCGTGGTATCACCATCGATATTGCCTTGTGGAAGTTTGAGACCACCAAATACTACTGCACCGTTATTGATGCTCCTGGACATCGTGATTTCATTAAGAACATGATTACTGGTACCTCACAGGCCGATTGTGCTGTTCTCATTATTGACTCCACCACTGGTGGTTTTGAAGCGGGTATTTCCAAGGATGGTCAAACCCGTGAGCATGCTTTGCTTGCGTTTACCCTTGGTGTTAAGCAGATGATCTGCTGCTGCAACAAG ATGGATGCCACCACTCCCAAGTACTCGAAGGCAAGATATGATGAAATTGTCAAGGAAGTTTCTTCTTACCTCAAGAAGGTGGGCTACAACCCTGATAAAATCCCATTCGTCCCCATCTCTGGTTTTGAAGGAGACAACATGATTGAGAGGTCAACCAACCTCGATTGGTACAAGGGCCCAACCCTCCTTGAGGCTCTTGATTTGATCCAGGAGCCCAAGAGGCCTTCAGACAAGCCACTCCGTCTTCCACTTCAGGACGTTTACAAGATTGGTGGTATTGGAACTGTCCCAGTTGGACGAGTTGAGACCGGTGTACTCAAGCCAGGAATGGTCGTCTGTTTTGGCCCTACTGGATTGACAACTGAAGTTAAGTCTGTTGAGATGCACCATGAAGCTCTCCCAGAGGCCGTTCCAGGTGACAATGTTGGATTCAACGTGAAGAATGTTGCTGTCAAGGATCTTAAGCGTGGTTTCGTTGCCTCCAATTCCAAGGATGACCCTGCCAGGGAGGCTGCCAACTTCACTTCTCAAGTCATCATCATGAACCATCCAGGACAGATTGGCAATGGCTATGCTCCAGTGCTTGATTGCCACACCTCTCACATTGCCGTGAAGTTTTCTGAGATTCTAACCAAGATTGACAGGCGATCTGGTAAGGAACTTGAGAAGGAGCCTAAGTTCTTGAAGAACGGTGATGCTGGTATGATAAAGATGGTTCCCACCAAGCCGATGGTGGTGGAAACATTCTCTTCATACCCTCCTCTTGGACGATTTGCCGTGAGGGACATGAGACAGACGGTTGCTGTCGGTGTCATCAAGTCGGTCGAGAAGAAGGATCCAAGTGGTGCCAAGGTTACCAAATCTGCAGCCAAGAAGGCTGGAAAGTGA